Proteins found in one Deltaproteobacteria bacterium IMCC39524 genomic segment:
- a CDS encoding HEAT repeat domain-containing protein codes for MAIHDQITEALNSPDEEVRLQGLRDLASCDASEGLDLIFKAFGDESWRVRKEAIELYLKLPVSRELIGEIIELLHAEENAGLRNAAVEILTRLGRDSVPMLLAQARCPDHDVRKFIIDILGDIGDPEAVPILTAGLDDEDSNVRAAAAENLGKLKSSEAIPNLLKAMHHQDLLLQFTILDALSRIASPVSLNDLLPYKDEKLLRKALIDCLGKAGDHSAVAELVVALTDPMRNVREAAILALVAIHSRYPDVVAQQLSQSEKGPTAVAVSGYLDDEYTEPLKRATVRILGWLGDSDSVLPLLKMLDYESLQQEALAALVDIGRGHCQALLSTWNKVEGNQRAYLAYILGEAGCSEGLSVLQDGLRSDDSQLVRMSAYALGKIGAVQMMPNLIDCLRSESFEVQEAANEALITLAKSFPEESFSALAPLLTDNDPTQRMFAVMVLRELDNPAVLDTLGLALKDSAVEVRRAAVKVFERFDVSDHIGALLLSLTDEDAEVRRTIIEILGNCSNEDALDGLQLALQDEDVWVRASAVRGLGRVAGSRSCALVESALKDPVGLVSIAALETLSTLAGAGAVNHMVSALDHSDEEVVTAAMNLLTHYGSEDWINDHAERLINHPFWVVRAQIARSAVEVLGPKARPLLQTRLATETEEVVRQQISDLLAELPVN; via the coding sequence GTGGCAATACATGATCAAATTACCGAAGCGTTAAACTCCCCTGACGAAGAAGTCCGTTTGCAGGGTTTGCGTGATCTTGCATCCTGTGATGCCAGTGAGGGCCTCGACCTGATTTTCAAGGCCTTTGGTGATGAAAGCTGGCGTGTCCGCAAGGAAGCCATTGAGCTCTACCTGAAGTTGCCGGTCAGTCGTGAGCTGATTGGTGAAATCATTGAGCTGTTGCATGCCGAGGAGAACGCCGGGCTGAGAAACGCAGCCGTAGAGATACTGACAAGATTAGGCCGAGATTCTGTGCCGATGCTGTTGGCGCAGGCCCGTTGTCCAGATCATGACGTTCGTAAGTTTATTATCGATATCCTCGGAGATATTGGCGATCCTGAAGCCGTTCCGATTCTGACTGCAGGGTTGGACGATGAAGACAGCAACGTCCGCGCTGCTGCTGCTGAGAACCTTGGTAAATTGAAGAGCTCTGAGGCCATCCCGAATCTTCTCAAGGCGATGCATCACCAGGATCTGCTCCTGCAATTTACCATTCTGGATGCATTGAGTCGGATCGCTTCCCCCGTTTCGTTAAATGACCTGCTCCCCTACAAAGACGAGAAGCTGCTGCGCAAGGCCCTGATTGATTGCCTTGGTAAGGCTGGAGATCACTCTGCCGTTGCAGAACTTGTTGTTGCGCTTACGGACCCCATGAGAAATGTGCGTGAGGCTGCGATTCTTGCCCTGGTGGCAATCCATAGTCGTTATCCCGATGTCGTGGCCCAGCAACTGTCACAATCTGAAAAGGGACCTACAGCGGTAGCCGTGTCCGGGTACCTGGATGATGAATACACTGAGCCTCTCAAGCGCGCCACGGTGCGGATCCTGGGCTGGCTTGGTGATTCGGATTCCGTTTTACCCCTCTTGAAGATGCTCGACTACGAATCGCTTCAACAGGAAGCACTGGCCGCACTGGTCGATATTGGACGCGGTCATTGTCAGGCACTCCTGTCAACATGGAACAAGGTTGAGGGAAATCAACGCGCATACCTTGCCTATATTCTGGGCGAGGCAGGTTGCTCAGAAGGGTTGTCTGTGCTTCAGGACGGACTCCGATCTGATGATAGCCAGCTTGTCCGGATGTCTGCTTATGCGCTCGGTAAAATCGGCGCCGTGCAGATGATGCCGAACCTGATCGATTGCCTCCGCAGCGAATCTTTCGAAGTCCAGGAGGCCGCAAATGAGGCGCTGATCACTCTGGCAAAAAGTTTCCCGGAGGAAAGCTTTAGCGCTCTTGCACCGCTCCTTACTGACAACGACCCTACGCAACGCATGTTTGCTGTTATGGTTTTGCGGGAGTTGGATAATCCTGCGGTTCTTGACACCCTCGGGCTGGCTCTCAAGGATTCAGCCGTCGAAGTACGTCGGGCTGCCGTGAAAGTCTTTGAACGGTTCGATGTCAGTGATCATATCGGCGCTCTGCTCCTGTCTCTGACCGATGAAGACGCTGAAGTGCGCCGTACGATTATTGAGATCCTTGGCAACTGCAGCAACGAAGACGCTCTCGATGGCCTGCAGCTCGCCTTGCAGGACGAGGATGTCTGGGTCCGCGCCTCAGCAGTACGTGGCCTGGGCAGAGTCGCCGGTTCGCGAAGTTGTGCCCTGGTTGAGTCTGCCCTGAAAGACCCGGTTGGCCTGGTCAGTATTGCGGCTCTGGAAACCCTTTCAACTCTTGCTGGTGCCGGTGCCGTTAATCATATGGTTTCGGCATTGGACCACAGCGATGAAGAGGTCGTGACGGCTGCTATGAACCTGTTGACTCATTACGGCTCCGAGGACTGGATCAATGATCATGCTGAGAGGTTGATCAATCATCCTTTCTGGGTCGTCCGGGCGCAGATTGCCAGAAGCGCGGTTGAAGTTCTTGGTCCGAAAGCTCGACCACTCCTGCAAACACGTCTTGCCACTGAAACGGAAGAAGTTGTTCGTCAGCAGATATCCGACCTGCTTGCCGAACTCCCTGTGAATTGA
- a CDS encoding response regulator: MIVKCPACAARFRLDREKLAGKRVTMRCARCRSPFKVELPHTQRSKAAKQVRVMIAHSDSEICGTIRSLVEDAGYEAALGHNGVEVLAAMDAMRPQVAIVDVALEGLYAFEVVEKVRRRPGLQNVKIILLSSVYNKAAYKRAPNSLYEADDYIEKHHIPDDLIMKINRLLIGAAPTSETVSKGEMEKSGEQLSVAEGASQSLDFINSVNEKIQSAEDHEVSSSDVPERDRAERLARIIVSDISLYYMDRIDEGILGGNWSDLLAAQIREARRLFSERFPSPEIQNCKILEAAFLDLLEKRSQELGA; encoded by the coding sequence ATGATTGTTAAATGCCCAGCATGTGCTGCCCGGTTCCGTCTTGATCGTGAAAAACTGGCCGGAAAGCGGGTTACTATGCGTTGTGCTCGTTGTCGTAGCCCCTTCAAGGTGGAGTTGCCCCACACTCAACGATCTAAAGCAGCAAAGCAGGTCAGGGTCATGATCGCTCATAGCGACAGCGAAATTTGTGGCACAATCCGCAGTCTCGTTGAGGATGCCGGCTATGAGGCTGCACTTGGGCATAATGGCGTCGAAGTTCTTGCCGCCATGGACGCCATGCGCCCTCAGGTCGCCATTGTCGATGTTGCTCTCGAAGGGCTGTATGCCTTTGAAGTCGTCGAAAAGGTCCGCCGTCGTCCGGGGCTGCAGAATGTTAAAATTATCCTGCTCTCTTCCGTCTACAACAAAGCTGCTTACAAACGTGCACCAAATTCTCTCTACGAAGCTGATGATTACATTGAAAAGCACCATATCCCTGATGACCTGATCATGAAGATCAATCGTCTTCTGATCGGCGCAGCACCTACGTCAGAGACGGTCAGTAAGGGTGAAATGGAGAAATCCGGTGAGCAGCTTTCTGTTGCGGAAGGCGCCTCCCAGTCCCTTGATTTTATCAACTCGGTGAATGAAAAAATTCAATCAGCTGAAGATCATGAAGTCTCTTCAAGTGATGTTCCTGAGCGAGATCGAGCCGAGCGTCTGGCACGTATTATCGTCTCTGATATCTCCCTTTATTATATGGATCGTATCGATGAGGGGATTCTTGGGGGGAACTGGTCGGATTTGCTGGCTGCACAGATCAGGGAAGCCAGGCGCTTATTCAGTGAACGCTTCCCCAGCCCTGAAATACAAAACTGCAAGATTCTTGAAGCCGCATTTCTCGACCTACTGGAGAAACGTAGTCAGGAGTTGGGGGCTTAA
- a CDS encoding chemotaxis protein CheW has product MSTYTSKKALTENEGKEMLQEVQLACFRVGSELYALDIMRIKEIIRPQKLTPVPKAPSFIEGVINLRGSVIPVADMRKRFDQPIDEDTRKNRIVICSLSKRNIGLLVDEVKEVKRFTRKEIAPSPQFIQGAQADYFLGVARRDDDLIMLVDLEKVLSSEEKIELRKLTHD; this is encoded by the coding sequence ATGTCTACCTATACATCTAAAAAAGCCTTGACGGAGAACGAAGGCAAAGAGATGCTTCAAGAGGTTCAGCTCGCCTGCTTCAGGGTGGGGTCCGAACTCTATGCACTGGATATCATGAGGATCAAGGAGATCATCCGGCCGCAGAAGTTGACGCCTGTTCCAAAAGCGCCTTCCTTTATCGAAGGAGTTATCAATCTGCGTGGTTCCGTGATCCCTGTCGCAGATATGCGCAAGCGATTCGACCAGCCCATCGATGAAGATACCCGCAAGAATCGTATCGTCATCTGCTCTCTTTCCAAAAGAAATATCGGGTTGCTGGTTGATGAAGTGAAAGAGGTGAAACGCTTTACCCGTAAAGAAATTGCACCTTCCCCACAGTTCATCCAAGGAGCGCAGGCTGACTATTTCCTTGGTGTCGCACGTCGTGATGATGACCTGATAATGTTGGTTGATCTGGAAAAAGTCCTTTCCTCGGAAGAAAAAATAGAACTGCGTAAGTTGACTCACGATTAA
- a CDS encoding response regulator, which translates to MTKKKILIVEDEESLLKLESILLTSKGYEVHGVGDGQAALDAVGQVKPDLILLDIMLPEIDGFEVCRRIKNDDETKHIPVVMLTAKKSREDMARGEQVGADWYITKPFKSAMVIETIQRFIA; encoded by the coding sequence GTGACAAAGAAAAAAATTCTGATTGTTGAGGATGAAGAGAGCTTGCTCAAACTTGAGAGCATCCTGCTGACCTCCAAGGGCTATGAGGTCCACGGTGTGGGAGATGGCCAGGCGGCATTGGACGCCGTTGGTCAGGTCAAACCTGATTTGATCCTTCTCGACATCATGTTGCCAGAGATTGATGGTTTTGAAGTTTGTCGTCGCATTAAGAATGACGATGAAACCAAGCACATTCCGGTGGTTATGCTGACGGCAAAAAAGAGTCGTGAGGATATGGCCCGTGGTGAGCAGGTTGGTGCTGACTGGTATATTACCAAGCCTTTCAAATCGGCGATGGTGATCGAGACGATCCAGAGATTTATTGCCTGA
- a CDS encoding chemotaxis protein CheW — MDIAKIRKKAKAQKKADERVADPVPQEEAHPEAEAFDLSDPGEGVADAVGTELSFGDAPDSSSDGPSRLDLLFAATEEFALSIDGPSDDIIESPADAREQASRQYLAFNLGDEEYALDIKQISEIIKVREFTDIPRSPGFILGIISLRGVVVPVFDLLCRLSLGVSEFMPTTRIVVCQHEDVSVGLLVDSINQVVNLIDDEVEPPPGVLSGLDREMVSGLGRYQGRMIILLNIESVLDVASL; from the coding sequence ATGGATATTGCAAAGATTCGTAAAAAAGCCAAGGCGCAGAAGAAGGCTGATGAGCGCGTTGCTGATCCTGTTCCACAGGAAGAGGCTCATCCGGAAGCTGAAGCGTTTGATCTGTCAGATCCTGGTGAAGGTGTTGCCGACGCTGTCGGTACCGAGTTGTCGTTTGGCGATGCCCCCGATAGCTCTTCTGACGGGCCGAGCCGCCTGGACTTGCTCTTCGCTGCGACTGAAGAGTTTGCACTGTCAATAGATGGGCCTTCTGATGATATTATTGAGTCTCCCGCTGATGCCAGAGAGCAAGCCAGTCGTCAGTATCTCGCTTTCAACCTCGGTGATGAAGAATACGCACTGGACATCAAGCAAATAAGCGAGATAATCAAAGTTAGAGAGTTTACAGACATTCCAAGGTCTCCCGGGTTTATCCTCGGAATTATCTCTTTGCGTGGTGTCGTTGTGCCGGTTTTTGACCTGCTTTGTCGTCTGAGTCTTGGCGTCTCGGAGTTCATGCCAACAACGCGTATCGTGGTTTGTCAACATGAGGATGTCTCTGTGGGCCTGCTGGTCGACAGTATTAACCAGGTGGTTAACCTCATCGATGACGAGGTTGAGCCCCCTCCGGGCGTTCTGTCCGGCCTCGATCGCGAAATGGTGAGCGGCCTTGGCCGATATCAGGGGCGTATGATTATTTTGCTCAATATTGAAAGTGTACTCGATGTTGCGTCTCTTTAA
- a CDS encoding AAA family ATPase, with protein MYEAYFGLQERPFSKTPDPRFLFLSKGHREALARMQYAVEERDLVLLTGEIGCGKTTLSRALMDALDDSFKVVCLINPRLTPLEFLSSLARHLGVTEPARFKVDLLEQIGKILFEYYENDMTPVVVIDEAQLVPHKETFDEIRLLTNFQLDDRNLISIVLMGQPELKQRLRHRAYEPLRQRIGMQFELTPLSQAETSEYLDFRVVKAGGRPGLFSEEAVAAVYSYSKGTPRMINHAASLALLECFGRGEARIEQNVVDAVMLELAGNWE; from the coding sequence ATGTATGAGGCTTATTTCGGCCTGCAGGAGAGGCCCTTCAGCAAGACACCGGATCCGCGTTTCCTGTTCCTGAGTAAGGGCCACCGCGAAGCTCTGGCCCGCATGCAGTATGCGGTAGAAGAGCGTGACCTGGTCTTGCTGACCGGTGAAATCGGCTGTGGCAAGACGACCTTGTCACGTGCCTTGATGGATGCTCTTGATGATTCTTTCAAAGTGGTCTGTCTGATCAATCCGAGGCTGACCCCTCTCGAGTTTCTGAGCAGCCTGGCCCGCCACCTTGGAGTGACGGAGCCGGCTCGTTTTAAGGTCGATCTCCTTGAGCAGATCGGCAAGATCCTCTTTGAGTATTATGAAAATGACATGACGCCGGTCGTGGTCATTGACGAGGCACAGCTGGTTCCGCATAAGGAAACATTTGACGAGATCAGGCTGCTGACCAATTTCCAGCTTGATGATCGTAACTTGATCAGTATCGTTCTCATGGGCCAGCCAGAGTTGAAACAGCGCCTCAGGCATCGTGCTTACGAGCCGTTGCGACAGAGAATAGGTATGCAGTTTGAGCTGACGCCCCTCAGTCAGGCCGAGACCTCTGAATACCTTGATTTCAGAGTGGTTAAGGCCGGAGGCCGACCCGGACTCTTCAGCGAGGAAGCTGTGGCTGCGGTTTACTCTTATTCAAAGGGAACTCCGCGCATGATCAATCACGCGGCTTCTTTGGCTTTGCTTGAATGCTTCGGCCGCGGAGAAGCGCGCATCGAACAGAACGTTGTCGACGCGGTTATGTTGGAGCTCGCTGGCAACTGGGAATAA
- a CDS encoding chemotaxis protein CheA, with amino-acid sequence MSDTSSSQALKDFISETEEIIGALNFDLVKLADAVETGDCDPDVLNGIFRGAHSIKGLAGMFGFDDLSALSHAMENLLDGLRLGKVPFTQRLVDTLFSSLDVLIQLIDGKSNDENFTLDLGPILAQIDQAAEGEAPSAEDPLAGLDIDPGILNVLTEYEEHRLLENIRKGRAVHLLRMDFDLSSFDQELAEITEQLKQQGEVVSTLPSAGEIGEKIAFQILFGSDLNRADIELLLSREGLDISTYGQVEVTMESENFVLEEPDAAHDAVVVSAERLPAAVEEADGGSSMRSISRTVRVDIDKLDLLMNIVGELVLSKSSISNIGDRIKVSADKELATELAKATRILERRLHELQKGVMDVRMVPVGQLFDKMTRIVRRVSNEQGKKVDLEIRGADTELDKLIIEDVSDPLMHIIRNAIDHGLETPEERRQVGKPEKGQVQLWASQKGNHVVIEVHDDGRGIDAEGVHRKAVEKGLITEGHNLNEEEIYDLLFMPGFSTRDEVSDLSGRGVGMDVVKNNIAALSGMIEVKSTRGQGSSMIITLPITLAIIKALIVQVGDKTYAIPINSVLETLMIDTDVIQTVEKREVIELRKSTVPLLRLDQVFDLGSEERPDEKRLFVAVVGLAEKRMGFVVDELLGQQDVVIKSLGKALSFVQGIAGAAELGNQKTILVLDVAGLMTEALRGESSLNV; translated from the coding sequence TTGTCTGATACAAGCTCTTCACAGGCGCTTAAAGATTTTATCAGCGAAACTGAGGAAATCATCGGGGCGCTCAACTTCGACCTGGTTAAGCTGGCTGATGCGGTTGAGACCGGCGATTGTGACCCTGATGTCCTCAACGGCATCTTTCGCGGAGCTCATTCGATCAAGGGCCTCGCCGGCATGTTCGGTTTTGATGACCTTTCGGCGTTGTCTCATGCGATGGAAAACCTCCTCGATGGACTGCGTCTAGGCAAGGTCCCTTTCACGCAACGCCTTGTTGATACTCTGTTCAGCTCTCTCGATGTCCTGATCCAACTGATCGACGGCAAAAGCAACGATGAAAACTTCACTCTCGATCTGGGGCCGATCCTTGCGCAGATCGACCAGGCTGCTGAAGGTGAGGCGCCCTCTGCTGAGGACCCACTGGCTGGCCTGGACATCGACCCGGGCATACTGAATGTCCTGACCGAATACGAAGAGCATCGTCTGCTTGAAAATATTCGCAAAGGCCGGGCTGTCCATCTTCTGCGCATGGATTTCGATCTGTCCAGTTTTGATCAGGAGCTGGCCGAAATCACCGAGCAGCTGAAGCAGCAGGGTGAGGTCGTCAGTACTTTGCCCTCTGCCGGAGAGATCGGCGAGAAAATCGCCTTCCAGATTCTTTTCGGAAGCGACCTGAACCGTGCTGACATCGAACTTCTGTTGAGTCGAGAAGGGCTTGATATAAGCACCTACGGCCAGGTTGAAGTCACGATGGAATCGGAAAACTTTGTACTTGAAGAGCCTGATGCTGCTCATGATGCAGTCGTTGTTTCTGCGGAACGTTTGCCTGCGGCTGTCGAAGAAGCTGATGGCGGTAGTTCCATGCGTTCGATCAGCAGAACTGTCAGGGTCGACATCGACAAGCTTGACCTGCTGATGAATATCGTCGGTGAACTGGTCCTCTCCAAGAGCTCGATCTCCAATATCGGTGATCGTATTAAAGTTTCGGCAGATAAGGAGCTTGCAACGGAGCTTGCCAAAGCGACACGCATTCTGGAACGTCGCCTCCACGAACTGCAAAAGGGTGTCATGGACGTTCGCATGGTGCCGGTTGGACAGTTGTTTGACAAGATGACCCGGATTGTCCGTCGCGTTTCTAACGAGCAGGGCAAGAAAGTTGATCTGGAGATTCGTGGCGCCGACACAGAGCTCGACAAGCTGATTATTGAAGACGTCTCTGATCCGCTCATGCACATCATTCGCAATGCGATTGACCATGGCCTCGAAACACCTGAGGAGCGTCGTCAGGTCGGCAAACCTGAGAAAGGTCAGGTGCAACTCTGGGCCTCCCAAAAAGGTAACCATGTTGTCATCGAGGTTCATGATGACGGCCGCGGCATTGATGCCGAGGGCGTTCATCGCAAGGCCGTTGAAAAAGGCTTGATCACTGAAGGGCACAACTTAAACGAAGAAGAAATTTACGATCTTCTCTTCATGCCGGGTTTCTCAACCCGTGACGAGGTCAGTGACCTCTCCGGTCGTGGCGTCGGTATGGATGTCGTCAAGAACAATATTGCGGCGCTTTCCGGCATGATCGAAGTCAAGAGCACCCGGGGGCAGGGCAGCAGCATGATTATCACCTTGCCGATCACCCTGGCGATCATCAAGGCGCTGATAGTTCAGGTGGGCGATAAAACCTACGCGATTCCGATCAACTCGGTTCTCGAGACGCTGATGATTGACACCGATGTGATCCAGACGGTAGAGAAGCGGGAAGTGATCGAGTTGCGCAAAAGCACGGTTCCTCTGCTCCGACTTGACCAGGTGTTTGACCTGGGTTCAGAGGAGAGGCCAGACGAAAAGCGGCTTTTTGTGGCTGTCGTCGGCCTTGCAGAAAAGCGCATGGGCTTTGTTGTTGATGAGCTGCTGGGGCAACAGGATGTCGTCATCAAGTCTCTGGGTAAAGCGCTGAGTTTTGTCCAGGGTATTGCAGGGGCTGCTGAGCTAGGGAACCAGAAAACCATCCTGGTTCTTGATGTCGCCGGGCTCATGACTGAAGCCTTGCGGGGTGAGTCTTCCTTAAATGTATGA
- a CDS encoding response regulator, producing the protein MSKKILIAEDSLTMRSLIVSTIAAMGDYDTVEAANGFEALRILPREKVDLIITDINMPDINGLELVSFIRNNENYKETPLFIISTESSERDREKGMALGANAYLVKPFAPDQLQQLIREYLA; encoded by the coding sequence GTGAGTAAGAAAATTCTGATAGCTGAAGACTCGCTGACCATGCGTTCGCTGATTGTCTCGACGATCGCGGCGATGGGCGACTACGACACCGTGGAGGCTGCAAACGGCTTTGAAGCCTTGCGGATTCTGCCTCGTGAGAAGGTCGACCTGATCATTACCGACATCAATATGCCCGATATCAACGGTCTGGAACTGGTCAGTTTCATCCGCAACAATGAAAATTACAAGGAAACCCCTCTCTTTATCATCAGCACCGAAAGCAGCGAGCGTGATCGGGAAAAAGGCATGGCTCTCGGTGCGAATGCTTATCTTGTCAAACCTTTCGCCCCGGATCAGTTGCAGCAGCTGATCCGTGAATACCTGGCCTGA
- a CDS encoding response regulator: protein MSLVGNLEDLGLGEILQIVSLSRKSGVLQLNSLDRDGRVIFHDGQVIRASASTFPENIGDLVIRAGMVDIGTLKKALVIQHERDDGRRIGDILVSDFGVDREAIDTVVREQVEKIVYSFFSWDEGAFSFELGDPGELASTTLNPLQFMLDSGLNPQWLAMEGSRILDEKRHRGEDVDERGESLIDIDQLLAEVKGEVPVKASAEGPDAAATATKPPRKFIVVDDDHGTAEKIASLLQERKSHVHVFTNYNSFLEAVSQADPATTTLVIDLIMPRRDGSGVLGGLELLEEVRAQYPDFQVLVMSDHPNREAEQSVRNFGVPTLFPKPKKDDVLAERGRAGLIALVDAIIALSEASAEEPEKADGLYNIGAELLREMGEVATGAPEQTSQQSPGLHLLRGMLQELNNPSLGGGIILLILRFASELMNRAVILLVKDEEVVGLGQFGIELNGNSADVRVRNVKLPKEEDHIFEDALQSFAPYRTAAKKSEWNNYFFEQLGGQWPGEVFVGPLVSEGRVVAVLYGDNLPDEKPIGDTESLEIFLSQAGLAMEKALLERRMSKG, encoded by the coding sequence CAGTGCATCCACCTTTCCTGAGAATATTGGAGACCTGGTCATACGTGCCGGCATGGTCGACATCGGGACCCTCAAGAAGGCACTGGTCATCCAGCACGAACGTGATGATGGTCGCCGTATCGGCGATATCCTTGTCAGTGATTTTGGTGTGGATCGCGAGGCGATTGATACGGTTGTTCGTGAGCAGGTTGAAAAGATTGTTTATAGCTTCTTCAGTTGGGATGAAGGGGCTTTTTCTTTTGAACTCGGTGATCCCGGAGAACTTGCCTCCACGACTCTGAACCCTTTGCAGTTCATGCTGGACAGCGGGCTCAACCCGCAATGGCTGGCTATGGAAGGTAGCCGAATCCTCGATGAGAAGCGCCATCGTGGTGAAGATGTCGACGAGCGGGGCGAATCTCTGATCGATATTGACCAACTGTTGGCAGAAGTCAAGGGTGAGGTGCCAGTTAAGGCCTCTGCTGAGGGCCCTGACGCCGCGGCCACAGCAACTAAACCACCGCGCAAATTCATCGTTGTCGATGATGATCATGGAACTGCTGAGAAGATTGCCAGCCTGCTGCAGGAACGTAAGTCGCATGTTCACGTCTTTACCAATTACAACTCTTTTCTCGAGGCTGTTTCGCAAGCGGATCCCGCAACGACAACCCTGGTGATTGATCTGATCATGCCACGTCGAGACGGCAGTGGGGTGCTTGGTGGCCTGGAGTTGCTCGAAGAGGTTCGTGCCCAGTATCCTGATTTTCAGGTGCTGGTCATGTCAGACCATCCAAACCGTGAGGCGGAACAGAGCGTACGTAACTTTGGCGTGCCGACTCTTTTCCCCAAGCCGAAGAAAGATGACGTACTGGCTGAGCGTGGCCGCGCTGGCTTGATTGCTTTGGTTGATGCGATCATTGCTCTTAGCGAAGCCTCGGCTGAAGAGCCTGAAAAAGCCGACGGTCTTTATAATATTGGTGCTGAGCTGCTCAGAGAAATGGGTGAGGTGGCGACCGGCGCTCCTGAACAGACCTCTCAACAGTCTCCGGGGCTGCATCTTCTGCGTGGTATGCTGCAGGAATTGAATAATCCTTCTCTCGGCGGCGGCATTATCCTGCTGATTTTGCGCTTTGCCAGTGAGCTGATGAATCGAGCCGTGATTCTGCTGGTCAAGGATGAGGAGGTTGTCGGTCTTGGTCAGTTTGGGATTGAACTGAACGGCAATTCTGCAGACGTCCGGGTCCGTAATGTCAAGCTTCCCAAGGAGGAAGATCACATTTTTGAAGATGCGTTGCAATCCTTTGCTCCTTATCGGACTGCAGCAAAAAAATCAGAGTGGAACAATTATTTCTTCGAACAACTCGGCGGGCAGTGGCCTGGTGAGGTGTTTGTCGGACCACTGGTCAGCGAAGGTCGGGTGGTCGCAGTGCTGTATGGTGATAATCTACCCGACGAAAAGCCGATCGGTGATACGGAGTCCCTGGAGATTTTCCTTTCTCAAGCGGGGTTGGCTATGGAGAAGGCTCTCCTTGAGAGACGCATGAGTAAGGGATAG